The following is a genomic window from Methanoplanus sp. FWC-SCC4.
TTGTCGCCTGAGAGTATCTCATCTCCAAGGGATGTAAAGGTGAGAATGGCTGATGATATGGCCGACATCCCTGACGATGTTGCGAGCGATCCAACACCTCCCTCAATAGCGGCGATCCTCTCCTCGAAAACCGCCGTTGTCGGGTTGTTCAGCCGTGTGTATATGTTTCCTGTCTCCTTTAGCGCAAAGAGATTCTTTGCATGCTCGGAATTCTCAAAGACATATGCGGCCGTCTGGTAAATCGGGACGGTTCTTGACCCTGTTGAAGGGTCGGGCTTTGCACCTGCATGGACGCAGAGTGTTGAATGCCGGAATTTTTTGTCTGTCATTTTGCCACCTCAAGATTGTATTTTTCCGCAATTTCATCAAAGGAGTCTGCCAGATACCTGACTTTCTCCCATGAAAGTCCATATGTTGAAAGCTTCCACTGCTTTGTGGCACCGGGGAAGACCCCTGCGATACCGCGTTTTGACATCTCTGATGAAAAGTAAAAGCCTCTTTTTTTGTGGGTTTTAGAGACCGTATCAAAGCTGTCTGTTGTGTCAACCTTTGTTAAGGCGTGCTTTCTTGGGTATTCGGACAGGACCGTTGTTCCCTTTATCGCAAGCATCCTATCAAGCAGGAATGATATCTTTGTGATCTCGTCGTCCCAGTGTTTTGTCCTCTCAACCACATGTGGAAATGATGCCATCATGGTGAAGAGGGGTGCTCCCATCAGGGTACAGCCGAGCATCTCAACCTCCTTTATCCCGAACCGCCGGTTTGTGACATCACCTGTGATCTGTGTCGTCCTGAAGACCTCTTCCGCCCATTCGGAGGTTGCGGCAAGAACGCCTGAGGGTGCGGCTGATGCCATCGATTTGTGCCCTGATCCTACGACAAAGTCGGCTCCGATTTTTCTTCCGTCAACCGGCATCACACCAACCGAGTAGGCACCGTTGTAGAGGAGGGGGATGTCATACTGTTTTGCGACTTTGGCAATTCCGTATACATCGTGTTCGTTTGCATATGTGTAATCGAAGTGGTCGATCATCAGAAGTTTCGGGGTTTTGCCCTCCTTTCTGATCACCTCCTCGATTTTTTCAGCCGCACTGTCTGCCGTTATTATGTTGTTTTTGTCTGCCGGAATCTCCCTGATCTGCCCGTGTGAGTTTTCAACTGCGAGAAATTCTGTATAGTGAGAGAGTGACGTTGCTATTGCGATGTCGCCTTTTTCGATGAGTGTACTGGTGACTGCCTGAAATCCCCTTCTGGCGCCGGGGACAACCCTTGCCTCGTCCATTCCGAGAAATTCTGCAAGTTCTCTGTGGAATCCGGCTATGCAGGGTTTTTCGATCTTATCAAGCCTGAACGGCTTTCTGCACTGGTCGCAGGCGGAGTAGCCGTCGCCATAGGAGATTATTGCCTTTCTTGCATCGGCTGTGAGCCGCCCTGCCGCCTGGATAGGCTGTATGTTTATGTATGCCTCTTCGCGGTCGCGTATCGGGAGGCTGTTTCCGATTGCTCTTACCTTAGGCTGTCCGGTTCCCGATTCGATATCGGATATTGTTTTTTTCAGCTCTTCCGCAATTCTTTTGATCTCTTTTTCGCCGTCTGCGTCAGGGCCTGTCGGCAGCGACTCACGAAAGATCTCCCTTATGTCTTCAAGAGCAAAAAGAGCCTCATATGTTTTCTGTATCCTTAAATCCAACTTATCCTCTCCTCTTTCACTTTTCCGGCAGACATAAAATTCACAATTGTGAATTTTTACTACATATATAGTTCACAATTGTGAATTATATATTTTTCTCTTCTGTCCGAATGACTCCTGATAGTAATTTATCAGATAAAAAATGAATAGGGGGATGATTGGCATGACCAGTACAAAAATATGAAACCTGAGTGGACCAACTTCCGCGGAACCTGCCGGTTTAATCGCAAACTCTCTATATATTCTAAAACTTCAATATATTGTAAGAGTTCAGTGGCCGGGAATAATAATGTCAGGAATATTAAGTCTGATCTGGGAATTTTTGTTTCAGATAATAATTGTCGTAAATATCTGTTTTGCGCTCATAGTAGTATTTCTTGAGCGAAAAAATCCGTCTGCGACAGTCGCATGGCTTATGGCACTCATATTTCTTCCTGTTGTTGGTTTTGTCCTTTATCTTTTCGTTGGTCAGAGTTTTTACCGGGAGAGGATGTTTAAGGTCAAAAAGGAACAGGATCAGAAGTTCATAGCCTTTATTGAATCGCAGAAAAAAGATCTTTTTACAGATGAGCGGCCGATAAGCGGGACGCTTTCTGACTCATACAAGCGTATGGCGCTGATGCTGATGGAGAATAATCTGTCAGCGCTTACAATCAATAACGATGTCAAAGTCTATGTCGACGGAAACGAGAAGTTCGCGGCGCTTATTGAGGCAATAAAAGGTGCAAAGGATCACATCCACATGGAATATTATATCCTAAAGGATGATGAGATCGGACGCGAAGTTTTTGCGGCTCTGACAGAACGTGCAAAGGCAGGTGTTGAGGTAAGATTCCTTGGGGACGGTCTTGGGTGTGCAGGGCCAAAAAAGGCATTTTACAAACCTTTTCTTGATGCCGGGGGAAAGCTTGCATTTTTCTTCCCTTCACTTATCTCGATTCGCCATCCACGCCTGAATTATAGAAACCACAGGAAGATTGCGGTCATTGACGGTAAGACCGGCTTTATTGGCGGTTTTAATATAGGGGACGATTACCTGAGCCGGATTCCCGAGTGGGCTCCCTGGAGAGATACGGCTGTAAGAATTATCGGTGATTCTGTAATTTTAATGCAGATCAGATTCTTTCTGGACTGGAATTATGCAAACAGTGAAAATAGCGGTGAGCAGGTCGAGTTTTTGGAAAGATACTTCCCTAAATTAGAGGAAAGCGATGGAAAAGAGGGCACGGGCATAAGGTCTCTTCCTGTACAGATTGTTTCAGGAGGTCCTGATACCTACTGGAATCCGGTAAAAGAGTCGTACCTGAAGATGATTACGCTTGCAAAAGAGTCAGTATACATCCAGACCCCGTATTTTATCCCTGATATGAGTATTATTGACGCACTTCGTATGGCAGCGTTGTCAGGTATTGATGTAAAAATCATGATTCCTTCAAAACCGGATCACATGTTTGTTTACTGGGCGGGATATTCGTTTATCGAGCAGCTCTTTGATGCCGGGGTTAAGGCATATACCTATACCGACGGGTTCATTCACGCAAAAACGATTGTTGTCGACGGGGAAGTGGCATCGGTCGGCAGTGCAA
Proteins encoded in this region:
- the pscS gene encoding O-phospho-L-seryl-tRNA:Cys-tRNA synthase, whose protein sequence is MDLRIQKTYEALFALEDIREIFRESLPTGPDADGEKEIKRIAEELKKTISDIESGTGQPKVRAIGNSLPIRDREEAYINIQPIQAAGRLTADARKAIISYGDGYSACDQCRKPFRLDKIEKPCIAGFHRELAEFLGMDEARVVPGARRGFQAVTSTLIEKGDIAIATSLSHYTEFLAVENSHGQIREIPADKNNIITADSAAEKIEEVIRKEGKTPKLLMIDHFDYTYANEHDVYGIAKVAKQYDIPLLYNGAYSVGVMPVDGRKIGADFVVGSGHKSMASAAPSGVLAATSEWAEEVFRTTQITGDVTNRRFGIKEVEMLGCTLMGAPLFTMMASFPHVVERTKHWDDEITKISFLLDRMLAIKGTTVLSEYPRKHALTKVDTTDSFDTVSKTHKKRGFYFSSEMSKRGIAGVFPGATKQWKLSTYGLSWEKVRYLADSFDEIAEKYNLEVAK
- the cls gene encoding cardiolipin synthase; the encoded protein is MSGILSLIWEFLFQIIIVVNICFALIVVFLERKNPSATVAWLMALIFLPVVGFVLYLFVGQSFYRERMFKVKKEQDQKFIAFIESQKKDLFTDERPISGTLSDSYKRMALMLMENNLSALTINNDVKVYVDGNEKFAALIEAIKGAKDHIHMEYYILKDDEIGREVFAALTERAKAGVEVRFLGDGLGCAGPKKAFYKPFLDAGGKLAFFFPSLISIRHPRLNYRNHRKIAVIDGKTGFIGGFNIGDDYLSRIPEWAPWRDTAVRIIGDSVILMQIRFFLDWNYANSENSGEQVEFLERYFPKLEESDGKEGTGIRSLPVQIVSGGPDTYWNPVKESYLKMITLAKESVYIQTPYFIPDMSIIDALRMAALSGIDVKIMIPSKPDHMFVYWAGYSFIEQLFDAGVKAYTYTDGFIHAKTIVVDGEVASVGSANWDVRSFRLNFETNAVMYDSGVAEELKSYFIRDLDDCEELTPERIRNLPAIIRVKLSISRLFSPLL